In one window of Bacillales bacterium DNA:
- a CDS encoding ABC transporter substrate-binding protein, whose product MRKKKGMAILSLVMLVFGLALAGCSNGSGDKTASGSGGEGENSGDDQGKVTITLTGWQSNPVEQKRLKEVVAAFEEQNPNIHVEIEAIAEQYMDVLKTRLVGGEAGDVFYLDAFEAPALIQKGVIQPLDEYVTDDFDIEDFQDPLLNAFKFDGKIYGFPKDYSTLALFYNKKMFAEAGIEEPPTTFEQLRADAKKLTNGKIYGFGVAPELARLYNIGEAKGGEIIKDGKANFASDKVVSALQPIVDMHLKDKTAVVPSEVGTQNTGDAFGQGKVAMVLEGPWNIPYFKEAFPDLEYGVAEPPKFYGKKTTMAFTVAYVMNKASEHKEAAWKLISYLTGKEGMKKWTKGGIALPTRESVAKELGYENSDLRGPFVKSASYATVWQDGVNLPVVTTNFNNMFTSAFLGEQPLAKAMKKGQKQANEAIANK is encoded by the coding sequence ATGCGCAAAAAGAAAGGCATGGCCATTCTAAGTTTAGTGATGCTTGTCTTTGGGTTGGCTCTTGCAGGATGCAGCAACGGCAGCGGGGACAAAACCGCAAGCGGAAGCGGCGGAGAAGGAGAAAACAGCGGCGACGACCAGGGAAAAGTGACGATTACGCTTACAGGCTGGCAAAGTAATCCGGTCGAGCAAAAGCGGTTAAAGGAAGTCGTAGCCGCTTTTGAAGAACAAAATCCGAACATTCACGTGGAAATTGAGGCTATCGCCGAACAGTATATGGACGTATTGAAAACGCGTCTTGTCGGGGGAGAAGCTGGTGATGTTTTTTACTTGGACGCATTTGAGGCGCCTGCACTTATTCAAAAAGGCGTCATTCAGCCCCTTGATGAATACGTTACCGATGATTTCGACATTGAAGATTTTCAGGATCCGCTGTTGAACGCGTTTAAATTCGACGGAAAGATATACGGATTTCCAAAAGATTATTCGACGCTCGCGTTGTTTTACAACAAAAAAATGTTTGCGGAAGCCGGTATCGAAGAACCGCCGACGACATTCGAACAATTGAGGGCGGACGCCAAGAAATTGACGAACGGCAAGATTTACGGGTTCGGTGTCGCGCCGGAATTGGCCCGCTTGTATAACATCGGCGAAGCGAAAGGCGGCGAGATCATTAAAGACGGAAAGGCCAATTTTGCTTCGGACAAAGTCGTTTCCGCCTTGCAGCCGATCGTCGACATGCATTTGAAAGATAAAACCGCAGTCGTTCCTTCCGAAGTCGGTACGCAAAATACCGGTGACGCTTTCGGGCAAGGCAAAGTGGCGATGGTGCTTGAAGGACCGTGGAACATTCCGTATTTCAAAGAGGCATTCCCGGATCTTGAATACGGGGTGGCCGAACCGCCGAAATTTTACGGCAAGAAGACGACGATGGCTTTTACCGTTGCTTACGTTATGAACAAAGCGTCGGAACATAAAGAAGCAGCTTGGAAGTTAATTTCGTATTTGACCGGAAAAGAAGGTATGAAAAAATGGACGAAAGGCGGCATCGCGCTGCCGACGAGAGAATCGGTCGCCAAAGAGCTCGGTTATGAAAACAGCGATTTGCGAGGACCTTTCGTTAAGAGTGCTTCGTATGCGACCGTTTGGCAGGACGGTGTTAATTTGCCGGTTGTGACAACGAACTTCAACAACATGTTTACGAGCGCTTTTCTCGGCGAGCAGCCGTTGGCGAAAGCTATGAAGAAAGGACAGAAACAGGCGAACGAAGCGATAGCTAACAAGTAA